A DNA window from Paraclostridium bifermentans contains the following coding sequences:
- the csrA gene encoding carbon storage regulator CsrA, translating to MLVVTRKKGESILIGDDIEIKVTKIDDGSVKIAIDAPKSMTILRKEVYEKVKEENKNATSSNLDLLELLK from the coding sequence ATGCTAGTAGTAACTAGAAAAAAAGGAGAATCTATACTTATAGGAGACGACATAGAAATTAAAGTAACCAAAATTGATGATGGTAGTGTGAAAATAGCTATAGATGCTCCCAAAAGTATGACAATACTTAGAAAAGAAGTATATGAAAAAGTAAAAGAAGAAAATAAAAATGCTACAAGTAGCAACTTAGATTTATTAGAACTTCTGAAGTAG
- the fliD gene encoding flagellar filament capping protein FliD produces MSSVKSVSSTRIPGLATGMDTDQMIKDMLTGEQNKVDKAKQKEQITKWQQESYREIIKNVKGLYDKYFSATSPDFILGSKVFSTVMINSSNSNVISAVAGAGANKIDYKFKVDEMAKPPRIETSSIKIDKNKTMEEQGFISVDGKSEITINGVNISISGKDKINDIVDKINKKFPNGEIKATYSEMTGKFTVEGNKTGKSQSINVQGDLFNKLGMLKDTSISIVSKKIDINKTLKEQGIEGEISINGNIIKIDEGDNISDLVNKINATDKGVKAKLEDGQLKITSNSNKGIELTGKAFEKMGIDVNNSEVSITNLDKDKPLLEQGITSPLKINGKEIKIDEKDTVSSLVDKINKEIPGTSATLDETTGEIKIQSKDVLSFENFGGIASISKPKTQAITTQAIQGSNNKVTVYDKDGKTALNTITEESNSFTIDNITYNVNGINPDGDLVSMSSSEDTKQTVEKLQAFLNDYNKMMDDIYKDVTEKKNRDYPPLTDAQKEEMSEEEIEKWEKKAKEGMLKNDRELRSFMEDMKKAIFEPIGDLGVTLSDIGIKSDDDYNKPGQLNLDVDKFTKALKEDGDLVYKATTGAFGKIKDVTYKYAGSSGSVFVKKAGMEKTSSAVNNLFSEQLKRQEAQIKNLNRKMKEKESDLYKKFARLEANMNKLNSQMAYLTNSMGM; encoded by the coding sequence ATGTCTTCAGTAAAATCAGTTAGCTCAACAAGAATACCAGGACTTGCAACAGGTATGGATACAGATCAAATGATAAAAGATATGTTAACTGGAGAGCAAAACAAAGTAGATAAAGCAAAACAAAAAGAACAAATAACTAAATGGCAACAAGAAAGTTACAGAGAAATTATAAAAAATGTTAAAGGGCTTTATGATAAATACTTTAGTGCGACTTCACCTGATTTTATATTAGGTAGCAAAGTGTTCAGCACGGTTATGATAAATAGTTCCAATAGTAATGTTATAAGTGCAGTTGCTGGAGCTGGGGCAAATAAAATTGATTATAAATTTAAAGTTGATGAAATGGCAAAGCCACCTAGGATAGAAACCAGTTCTATAAAAATAGATAAAAACAAAACTATGGAAGAACAAGGATTTATATCTGTAGATGGTAAAAGTGAAATAACTATAAATGGTGTTAATATATCTATAAGCGGAAAAGATAAAATCAATGATATTGTTGATAAAATAAATAAGAAATTTCCAAATGGAGAAATTAAAGCAACATATAGTGAAATGACAGGTAAGTTTACTGTGGAAGGAAACAAAACAGGTAAATCACAGAGTATAAACGTTCAAGGTGATTTGTTTAATAAATTAGGAATGTTAAAAGACACATCTATTAGTATTGTATCAAAAAAAATAGATATAAATAAAACTTTGAAAGAACAAGGTATAGAAGGCGAAATATCTATAAATGGAAATATTATTAAAATAGATGAAGGTGACAATATTTCTGACTTAGTTAATAAGATAAATGCTACAGATAAGGGAGTGAAAGCAAAACTAGAAGATGGTCAGTTAAAAATTACATCGAATTCTAACAAGGGAATAGAATTAACTGGAAAAGCATTTGAAAAAATGGGTATAGATGTAAATAATAGTGAAGTATCTATAACTAATTTAGATAAAGATAAACCACTATTAGAACAAGGGATAACATCTCCTCTTAAAATAAATGGTAAGGAAATAAAGATAGATGAAAAAGATACAGTATCTTCACTAGTAGATAAAATAAATAAAGAAATACCTGGAACTAGTGCTACTCTTGATGAAACAACAGGGGAAATTAAAATTCAATCTAAGGATGTATTGAGTTTCGAAAATTTTGGTGGAATAGCTAGTATATCTAAGCCAAAGACACAAGCAATAACTACCCAAGCTATACAAGGAAGTAATAATAAAGTTACAGTGTATGATAAAGATGGGAAAACTGCATTGAACACAATTACAGAGGAGAGTAATTCATTTACAATAGATAATATTACATATAACGTAAATGGTATAAATCCTGATGGAGATTTAGTATCTATGTCATCAAGTGAAGATACTAAGCAAACTGTAGAAAAGCTACAAGCCTTTTTAAATGATTATAATAAAATGATGGATGATATTTATAAAGATGTAACAGAAAAGAAAAATAGAGATTATCCACCTTTAACAGATGCTCAAAAGGAAGAAATGAGCGAAGAAGAAATAGAAAAATGGGAAAAAAAAGCAAAAGAAGGAATGCTTAAAAATGATAGGGAATTAAGAAGCTTTATGGAAGATATGAAGAAAGCTATATTTGAACCTATAGGAGATTTGGGTGTAACTCTAAGTGATATAGGAATAAAGAGTGATGACGATTATAACAAACCAGGTCAGCTTAATTTAGATGTAGATAAATTTACTAAAGCATTGAAAGAAGATGGCGATTTGGTGTACAAAGCTACAACTGGAGCATTTGGCAAAATAAAAGATGTAACTTATAAGTATGCAGGAAGCTCAGGTTCTGTATTTGTAAAAAAAGCAGGTATGGAAAAAACATCATCAGCAGTAAATAATCTTTTCTCAGAACAATTAAAAAGACAAGAAGCTCAAATTAAAAATTTAAATCGAAAAATGAAAGAAAAAGAAAGCGATTTATATAAAAAGTTTGCTAGATTAGAAGCTAATATGAATAAGTTGAATTCACAAATGGCATATTTAACAAATTCCATGGGTATGTAG
- the fliS gene encoding flagellar export chaperone FliS has product MYAANPYNTYKQNSINMASKEQLLLMLVDGAVKYTKIAKIAIEKKDIQRAHKELIRVQDIFTELMATLDMSSGSFVQDLFNLYEFIKNKLADANMKKDINIIDEVLPLIEDVRDMWHEVSKKAKGL; this is encoded by the coding sequence ATGTACGCAGCAAATCCATACAATACATATAAGCAAAATTCAATAAATATGGCATCTAAAGAGCAGTTATTACTTATGTTAGTAGATGGCGCAGTTAAATATACTAAGATAGCAAAAATTGCAATAGAGAAAAAGGATATTCAAAGAGCGCATAAAGAGCTTATTAGAGTTCAAGATATATTTACCGAACTTATGGCAACTTTAGATATGAGTTCAGGCAGTTTTGTACAAGATTTATTTAATCTTTATGAATTTATAAAAAATAAACTAGCAGATGCTAATATGAAAAAAGATATAAATATAATCGATGAGGTATTACCATTAATAGAAGATGTTAGAGACATGTGGCATGAAGTTTCAAAAAAAGCAAAAGGATTATAG